Proteins encoded by one window of Perca fluviatilis chromosome 13, GENO_Pfluv_1.0, whole genome shotgun sequence:
- the ctps1a gene encoding CTP synthase 1, producing the protein MMKYILVTGGVISGIGKGIIASSVGTILKSCGLHVTAIKIDPYINIDAGTFSPYEHGEVFVLDDGGEVDLDLGNYERFLDIRLTRDNNLTTGKIYQSVINKERRGDYLGKTVQVVPHITDAIQEWVVKQARVPVEDDDVEPQVCVIELGGTVGDIESMPFIEAFRQFQFKVKRENFCNIHVSLIPQPSATGEQKTKPTQNSVRELRGLGLSPDLIMCRCSTSLENSVKEKISMFCHVEPEQVICVHDVSSIYKVPLLLEKQGVVSYLSRRLNMPIETRPRKMLTKWKEMSDRSDRLLEQCSIALVGKYTKFSDSYASVIKALEHSALAISHKLEVKYVDSAHLEPSTLQEEPVKYHEAWQKLCSADGVLVPGGFGVRGTEGKIHAINWARNQKKPFLGVCLGMQLAVCEFARNTLGWTDANSTEFDPESKHPVVIDMPEHNPGQMGGTMRLGKRRTIFKTNNSVLRKLYGDAEYVDERHRHRFEVNPELKSHFEEKGFRFVGQDVEGERMEVIELDDHPYFVGVQYHPEFTSRPMKPSPPYLGLLLAAAGKLQSYLQKGCRLSPRDTYSDRSDSSSPDSEILELKLPSISNE; encoded by the exons ATGATGAAGTACATCCTTGTAACTGGTGGAGTCATCTCAGGCATCGGCAAAGGCATCATTGCGAGCAGTGTGGGCACAATCCTGAAGTCATGCGGCCTGCATGTTACTGCCATCAAGATCGACCCTTACATTAACATTGATGCGGGCACATTTTCACCCTATGAGCATG GGGAAGTGTTCGTGCTGGATGACGGGGGTGAGGTGGACTTGGATCTGGGGAACTACGAACGCTTCCTCGACATCCGGCTGACCAGagacaacaacctgaccactgGCAAGATCTATCAGTCGGTCATCAacaaagagaggaggggagactACCTGGGCAAGACTGTGCAGG TGGTGCCGCACATCACTGATGCCATCCAGGAATGGGTCGTGAAACAGGCCAGGGTACCGGTCGAAGACGACGATGTCGAACCTCAAGTTTGTGTAATAGAG TTGGGAGGCACGGTTGGAGACATAGAGAGTATGCCTTTCATCGAGGCCTTCAGGCAGTTCCAGTTTAAAGTGAAGAGAGAGAACTTCTGCAACATTCACGTCAGTCTGATACCACAG CCCAGCGCAACAGGAGAGCAAAAGACCAAACCAACACAGAACAGCGTCAGAGAGCTCAGAGGACTGGGTTTGTCCCCTGATCTG ATCATGTGTCGCTGTTCCACCTCTCTGGAGAACTCTGTcaaagaaaagatctccatgttCTGCCACGTAGAACCCGAACAG GTCATCTGTGTGCACGACGTGTCATCCATCTACAAAGTGCCGCTACTGCTGGAGAAACAGGGCGTGGTGAGCTACCTGAGCAGGAGACTGAACATGCCCATAGAGACTCGACCCAGGAAAATGCTGACTAAATGGAAGGAGATGTCAGACAG GTCAGACAGACTGCTAGAGCAGTGCTCGATAGCTCTGGTTGGGAAGTACACCAAGTTTTCCGACTCCTATGCTTCTGTTATCAAGGCCCTGGAGCACTCAGCCCTGGCCATCAGCCATAAATTGGAGGTTAAG TATGTAGACTCAGCGCATTTGGAGCCTAGCACTCTGCAGGAGGAACCAGTGAAATACCACGAGGCATGGCAGAAACTCTGCAGTGCTGA TGGCGTCCTGGTTCCAGGAGGTTTTGGTGTCAGGGGAACTGAAGGGAAGATTCATGCCATCAACTGGGCCAGGAATCAGAAAAAACCCTTCCTAG gtgtgtgtcttGGGATGCAGTTGGCTGTATGTGAATTTGCCAGGAACACGCTCGGGTGGACAG ATGCCAACTCAACTGAATTTGACCCAGAGTCAAAGCATCCTGTG GTGATCGACATGCCCGAACACAACCCCGGGCAGATGGGCGGAACCATGAGGCTCGGGAAGAGACGGACCATTTTCAAGACCaacaacagcgtgctgc GCAAGCTTTATGGAGACGCAGAATATGTGGATGAAAGGCACAGGCATCGCTTTGAG GTCAATCCTGAGCTCAAGAGTCATTTTGAAGAGAAGGGCTTCCGCTTCGTAGGTCAAGACGTCGAAGGGGAAAGAATGGAAGTCATCGAGCTGGATG ATCATCCATATTTCGTTGGAGTGCAGTATCACCCTGAGTTCACTTCCCGCCCTATGAAGCCTTCACCTCCGTATCTTGGTTTGCTGCTGGCTGCAGCCGGGAAGCTGCAGAGCTACTTACAGAAGGGCTGCCGTCTGTCTCCACG GGATACATACAGCGATCGGAGCGACAGCAGCAGCCCAGACTCTGAGATATTGGAGTTGAAATTGCCTTCCATCTCAAACGAATAA